In Methanocorpusculum vombati, a genomic segment contains:
- a CDS encoding RPA family protein, translated as MSDAGSNFMSYEREPAKRVFAAELREATKTFKDTEDEKSPLYVLLPTGERCNRVLLVGTITQKDKVGDQNILYRARISDPTGLFFVTAGSYQPEAMHQLAKIDPETPVFVAVVGKPSVYTTPEGKVFTSVRAESVLVVDQETRDLWVQDAARSTLDRIDALAGEDVGSDVLLARETYRFDSEHWRRMVYDALSRMMTL; from the coding sequence ATGAGTGATGCAGGTTCGAATTTTATGTCGTACGAACGCGAGCCGGCGAAGCGTGTGTTTGCTGCTGAACTTCGCGAGGCGACGAAGACGTTTAAGGATACCGAGGATGAAAAAAGTCCGCTGTATGTTCTTCTGCCGACAGGCGAGCGGTGTAACCGTGTTCTGCTGGTCGGAACGATTACGCAGAAGGATAAAGTCGGGGATCAGAATATTCTGTATCGCGCGCGCATTTCGGATCCGACCGGCCTGTTCTTTGTGACTGCGGGTTCGTATCAGCCGGAGGCGATGCATCAGCTGGCAAAGATTGATCCGGAGACGCCGGTGTTTGTGGCGGTTGTCGGCAAGCCGAGTGTGTACACGACGCCGGAGGGAAAAGTTTTCACTTCTGTGCGCGCCGAATCGGTTCTTGTGGTGGATCAGGAGACACGCGATCTCTGGGTGCAGGATGCAGCGCGTTCAACGCTGGACAGGATTGATGCATTGGCCGGGGAAGATGTCGGAAGTGATGTTCTTCTTGCGCGCGAGACATACCGGTTCGATTCTGAACACTGGCGACGTATGGTGTATGATGCGCTGAGCAGGATGATGACTCTTTAA